One segment of Candidatus Bathyarchaeota archaeon DNA contains the following:
- a CDS encoding caspase family protein: protein MRNKVLSSILLFLMAISLFALVQAQPQAQQKSALRIEWYQTSRVKPPKPPKLGPPKKGIATGVVSNPPPTSNRWAVIIGISDYKGDAYDLDYCDDDAWDFYNALISEYGWSSNHITMLIDDQATEANILGAIDWMRASEGSGDEVVFFYSGHGSASIRNADNDPERKDECIIPWEIEGGYYIWDGDLQEEFSSFESTRIFFYFDSCYSGGMTDLACDGHLICMACKETQVSWEMGAYENGQFTYYFVDQGMLAGRADVNNDGLVTCEEAFDYAKAKCQSQMPTPSDNFEDDMQL from the coding sequence GTGAGAAATAAGGTTCTTTCAAGTATTCTGCTGTTTTTGATGGCGATAAGTCTATTTGCACTTGTGCAAGCTCAGCCGCAAGCCCAGCAAAAAAGTGCATTACGCATAGAATGGTACCAAACATCTCGTGTGAAACCACCAAAACCACCGAAGCTGGGACCGCCTAAAAAAGGAATTGCCACTGGAGTTGTTTCGAATCCTCCGCCAACAAGCAATAGGTGGGCAGTTATTATAGGTATATCGGACTATAAGGGCGATGCATATGACCTTGATTACTGTGACGATGACGCGTGGGATTTCTATAACGCGTTGATTAGCGAGTATGGCTGGAGTTCCAATCACATCACGATGTTGATTGATGACCAAGCTACTGAGGCAAATATTCTGGGTGCAATTGATTGGATGAGAGCTAGTGAAGGCTCGGGTGACGAGGTCGTGTTCTTCTATAGTGGACATGGCTCGGCAAGCATTCGTAATGCAGACAATGACCCTGAGCGGAAAGACGAATGTATCATTCCATGGGAGATCGAAGGGGGCTACTATATTTGGGATGGAGACCTTCAAGAAGAATTTTCCAGCTTCGAGTCCACACGCATTTTCTTCTACTTTGACAGTTGCTACTCTGGTGGCATGACTGATCTCGCTTGTGACGGGCATCTAATTTGCATGGCATGCAAAGAAACTCAGGTCTCATGGGAAATGGGTGCATACGAAAATGGTCAGTTCACTTACTACTTTGTTGATCAAGGCATGTTGGCTGGCAGAGCGGATGTCAATAATGATGGTCTTGTTACGTGCGAAGAAGCTTTTGACTACGCAAAAGCCAAGTGCCAAAGTCAAATGCCTACTCCGAGCGACAACTTTGAAGACGACATGCAGTTATAG
- a CDS encoding right-handed parallel beta-helix repeat-containing protein, translated as MSRKLLLPIILMILLLAIFIVAFRVQNVKASETIYIRANGLIEPLTANITSADNVTYYFTDNNYDSIIVERDNIVVDGAGYTLQGTGYGIGINMTWRSNVTIKNTNVKNFGEAVYFSNTSSSRVSGNNINASCGIILNWSSNNTISDNNITCNVGIILEVAFNNTVSDNNITCASDLWGCCISLTESQNNKISRNSVTATNETGNRITLNRSGILLAYL; from the coding sequence GTGAGTAGAAAACTTCTATTGCCAATTATTTTGATGATTCTTCTTTTGGCTATATTTATTGTTGCATTTAGAGTTCAGAATGTGAAAGCAAGTGAAACTATTTATATTAGAGCCAACGGTTTGATTGAACCTCTAACAGCAAATATCACTAGTGCTGACAATGTCACCTACTACTTCACTGACAACAATTATGATTCTATTATTGTGGAAAGGGATAACATTGTAGTTGATGGGGCAGGCTATACTCTTCAAGGAACAGGATACGGAATAGGAATAAACATGACATGGAGAAGCAACGTAACAATCAAGAACACGAATGTAAAAAACTTTGGAGAAGCTGTTTACTTTAGTAATACTTCAAGCAGTAGAGTGTCAGGAAATAACATAAACGCCTCATGTGGTATCATCCTTAATTGGTCATCCAATAACACCATCTCCGATAACAACATTACATGCAATGTTGGTATCATACTTGAAGTGGCGTTCAATAACACTGTCTCTGATAATAACATTACATGTGCGAGCGATTTGTGGGGGTGTTGCATAAGTCTTACCGAGTCGCAAAACAACAAAATAAGTAGAAATAGCGTGACAGCAACTAATGAAACTGGAAATAGAATAACACTCAATAGAAGTGGCATTTTGCTTGCATATCT